The Burkholderiales bacterium genome window below encodes:
- a CDS encoding EAL domain-containing protein, with the protein MVNPEPSPWLAPEEVARRLALSQRYLDALSKATLLLLESGDEQNWVEVLRLLVETTRASHCCLFLNTTAPDGAPVARLAATWSAVETSWLSNFGGFRVLFYERYPNLSDRLHVGMVFAATAREFTAEERALFEPAGIGSVLCIPLLMSGEMMGFLGLFSVAPERTWEATEVDVLCTVANELSLALLRQQTENALKASEARLKTLVGVTEDVVVEYDGSQTVHRVWTENPLFRELVPADPGGRLLSEVFPEEVATALVAVTRDVLRGASRHAEFTLHTRAGPRLFLGRMQRLPGSDAAMPHIVALLRDVTDLREEEARRKIMVDTLNLLDEAIIDLDPAGNLQAASAAWHRLCAATPLAPGPHPFLQYVQADDQAQVLSTLKSLASGEKKLATLRFRMLRPGSEQLWVECRLLALTGPEGQVVSLRGILRDVTAMYLQEKRIRQLALHDALTQLPNRVLFEEHLQHAIARAQRNGTKVALGFIDLDHFKHINDTLGHKAGDTVLLTLSRRLSAVLRESDVLSRWGGDEFVVLLADSNEEADFRQVARRLCEAARQPIDVEGIATRLTLSIGFAIYPDDAEDAETLTSLADHTMFHAKKMGRNNVQFFREIQGTVLDRENVLLQTRLAQAIQEGQMQIFYQPIVDADSGRIVSLEALARWHDDQNGWVPPDVFIPMAEHLGLIHELGEQVFQHSLERLRVWRHAGYSVKVAVNISRAQLFAPNFVERLTTKVAEYGLHPSDLILEITESVALLDVSYESRRLQELAASGFELAIDDFGTGYSGLAQLHEMPVSRLKVDASFTARIGSEDGQRILQAIVQMAQALNLNTIVEGVERAEQVQYLLRLGVREMQGQYFGDPMPAGVCDMLLAQSR; encoded by the coding sequence ATGGTCAATCCTGAACCGTCCCCCTGGCTTGCCCCGGAAGAGGTCGCGCGCCGGCTCGCTCTCTCCCAACGCTATCTGGACGCCCTGTCCAAGGCGACCCTGCTGCTTCTGGAAAGCGGCGACGAACAGAACTGGGTGGAGGTGCTGCGCCTGCTGGTGGAGACCACCCGGGCTTCCCACTGTTGCCTGTTTCTCAACACCACCGCCCCCGACGGCGCGCCGGTGGCGCGGCTTGCCGCTACTTGGTCGGCAGTGGAGACGAGCTGGCTTTCCAATTTCGGCGGCTTCCGCGTCCTCTTCTACGAACGCTATCCCAATCTCAGCGACCGGCTGCACGTGGGCATGGTGTTCGCCGCCACGGCGCGGGAATTCACGGCGGAGGAAAGGGCGCTCTTCGAGCCGGCGGGGATTGGCAGCGTGTTGTGCATCCCCCTCCTCATGAGCGGGGAGATGATGGGTTTTCTCGGCCTTTTTTCGGTGGCCCCCGAACGCACCTGGGAGGCCACCGAGGTGGACGTCCTGTGCACGGTGGCCAACGAGCTTTCCCTCGCCCTGCTGCGGCAGCAGACGGAAAACGCCCTCAAGGCGAGCGAGGCGCGGCTCAAGACCCTGGTGGGCGTCACCGAGGATGTGGTGGTGGAATACGACGGCAGCCAGACCGTGCACCGGGTGTGGACGGAAAACCCGCTCTTCCGCGAGCTTGTGCCAGCGGACCCCGGCGGGCGCCTGCTGTCCGAGGTTTTCCCGGAGGAGGTGGCCACCGCCCTCGTCGCCGTCACCCGGGATGTGCTGCGGGGCGCAAGCCGCCATGCTGAATTCACCCTGCACACCCGAGCCGGGCCACGGCTTTTCCTTGGCCGCATGCAGCGGCTGCCAGGCAGTGACGCGGCGATGCCCCACATCGTCGCCCTGCTGCGCGATGTCACCGATCTGCGCGAGGAAGAGGCGCGGCGCAAGATCATGGTGGACACCCTGAACCTCCTGGACGAGGCCATCATCGATCTCGACCCCGCCGGCAATCTCCAGGCCGCCAGTGCCGCCTGGCATCGGCTGTGCGCAGCCACCCCCCTTGCGCCGGGCCCCCATCCCTTCCTGCAATACGTGCAAGCCGACGATCAGGCGCAGGTGCTCTCAACCCTCAAGTCCCTCGCCAGTGGCGAGAAGAAACTGGCCACGCTGCGCTTTCGCATGCTGCGCCCCGGCAGCGAACAATTGTGGGTGGAGTGCCGGCTTCTGGCGCTCACCGGACCGGAAGGGCAGGTGGTGAGTCTGCGCGGCATCCTGCGCGATGTGACCGCCATGTATCTGCAGGAAAAACGCATCCGCCAGCTTGCCCTGCACGATGCCCTCACCCAGCTTCCCAACCGGGTGCTCTTCGAGGAACACCTGCAGCATGCCATCGCCCGCGCCCAGCGCAATGGCACCAAAGTGGCGCTGGGCTTCATCGACCTCGACCACTTCAAGCACATCAACGACACCCTGGGGCACAAGGCGGGGGACACCGTGCTCCTCACCTTGAGCCGCCGCCTGTCGGCCGTGCTGCGGGAATCCGACGTGCTATCCCGCTGGGGCGGCGACGAGTTCGTGGTGCTCCTTGCCGACAGCAATGAGGAGGCGGATTTCCGCCAGGTGGCGCGGCGCCTGTGCGAAGCCGCGCGGCAACCCATCGATGTGGAGGGCATCGCCACCCGGCTCACCCTTTCCATCGGCTTTGCCATCTATCCCGATGATGCCGAGGATGCGGAGACCCTCACCAGCCTGGCCGATCACACCATGTTTCACGCGAAGAAGATGGGGCGCAACAACGTCCAGTTCTTCCGCGAAATCCAGGGCACGGTGCTGGACCGGGAAAACGTGCTGTTGCAAACCCGTCTCGCCCAGGCGATCCAGGAAGGGCAGATGCAGATTTTCTATCAGCCCATCGTCGATGCGGACAGCGGCCGCATCGTTTCCCTGGAAGCACTGGCCCGCTGGCACGACGATCAGAACGGCTGGGTGCCGCCCGATGTCTTCATTCCCATGGCGGAACATCTGGGCCTCATCCACGAGCTGGGCGAGCAGGTGTTCCAACACAGCCTGGAACGCCTGCGTGTCTGGCGCCACGCCGGCTATAGCGTGAAGGTGGCGGTGAACATTTCCCGCGCCCAATTGTTCGCACCCAATTTCGTGGAACGCCTCACCACCAAGGTGGCGGAATATGGCCTGCATCCCTCGGACCTCATCCTGGAGATCACCGAAAGCGTTGCGCTGCTCGATGTCTCCTACGAATCACGCCGCCTGCAGGAACTTGCCGCCAGCGGCTTCGAGCTTGCCATCGATGATTTCGGCACGGGTTATTCCGGGCTGGCGCAGTTGCACGAGATGCCGGTCTCTCGCCTGAAGGTGGATGCCTCCTTCACCGCCCGCATCGGCAGCGAGGACGGGCAACGCATCCTGCAGGCCATCGTGCAGATGGCCCAGGCGCTCAACCTCAACACCATCGTCGAAGGCGTCGAACGCGCCGAACAGGTGCAATACCTGCTGCGGCTGGGGGTGCGGGAGATGCAGGGTCAGTACTTCGGCGATCCCATGCCCGCCGGGGTGTGCGACATGCTGCTTGCCCAGAGCCGCTGA
- the rsmA gene encoding 16S rRNA (adenine(1518)-N(6)/adenine(1519)-N(6))-dimethyltransferase RsmA, protein MHHTPRKRFGQNFLHDPHFVGKAIAAIAPQPEDNMVEIGPGLGALTAPLLEVLARLSVVEIDRDLIGRLRQRFLPERLTIHEGDALKFDFSALGPALRVVGNLPYNISTPLLFHLARFADQVQDMHFMLQKEVVARMAAAPSCAAYGRLSVMLQYRFHIEPLFEVPAGAFTPRPRVTSAFVRLRPLRPLPHPARDEGIFASIVTSGFSTRRKTLRNALRSHLEDADFAALGIDPLLRAENLSVADFVRLANHVVARHGQS, encoded by the coding sequence ATGCACCACACGCCGCGCAAACGCTTCGGCCAGAACTTTCTCCATGACCCCCACTTCGTGGGCAAGGCCATCGCCGCCATCGCGCCCCAGCCGGAAGACAACATGGTGGAAATCGGCCCCGGCCTGGGCGCGCTCACCGCACCCCTGCTCGAGGTGCTTGCGCGGCTGTCGGTGGTGGAAATCGACCGCGACCTGATCGGCAGGCTGCGCCAGCGTTTTCTCCCGGAGCGACTCACCATCCACGAGGGCGATGCGCTGAAATTCGACTTCAGCGCCCTGGGCCCGGCGCTGCGGGTGGTGGGGAATCTTCCCTACAACATCTCGACGCCACTCCTCTTCCACCTGGCGCGCTTCGCCGATCAGGTGCAGGACATGCATTTCATGCTGCAGAAGGAAGTGGTGGCGCGCATGGCGGCCGCCCCCTCCTGCGCCGCCTATGGACGCCTGTCGGTGATGCTGCAATACCGTTTCCACATCGAGCCCCTGTTCGAGGTGCCAGCGGGTGCCTTCACCCCCCGACCCCGGGTGACCTCCGCCTTCGTCCGCCTGCGTCCCCTGCGTCCCCTGCCCCATCCGGCACGGGACGAGGGGATTTTTGCTAGTATTGTGACTTCTGGCTTTTCCACCCGGCGGAAGACCTTGCGCAACGCCCTGCGGTCCCATCTGGAAGACGCCGATTTCGCCGCACTCGGCATCGATCCTTTGCTGCGCGCGGAGAATCTCTCCGTTGCCGATTTCGTGCGTCTGGCCAACCACGTGGTGGCCCGCCATGGTCAATCCTGA
- the pdxA gene encoding 4-hydroxythreonine-4-phosphate dehydrogenase PdxA produces MAPLSAPIALTSGEPAGIGPDLCILLARELRSHPLVVLADAELLEARARQLGVALTVSDYVPGRPVETKAGRLTVLNVPLLAPAVAGRLDPRNAPYVLALLDRALSGCIRGEFAAMVTGPVHKGVINEAGIRFQGHTEYLQEKSGAPHVVMMLAGGGLRVALATTHHPLRAVPDLITREGLTATLRVLHHDLNRRFGLMPPRICVAGLNPHAGEGGHLGREETEIIQPTLEALRGEGLDLSGPWPADTLFTRDTLRRCDCVLAMYHDQGLPVLKFASFGAGVNITLGLPFVRTSVDHGTALSLAGTGQIESGSLRVAIDTAVEMARHS; encoded by the coding sequence ATGGCTCCGCTTTCCGCCCCCATCGCCCTCACCAGCGGCGAGCCCGCCGGCATCGGTCCCGACCTGTGCATCCTGCTGGCGCGGGAGCTGCGCAGCCACCCCTTGGTGGTGCTCGCCGACGCGGAACTTCTCGAAGCCCGCGCCCGGCAACTGGGAGTGGCGCTGACGGTGAGCGACTACGTACCGGGGCGGCCGGTGGAAACGAAGGCCGGGCGGCTCACCGTGCTAAATGTTCCCCTCCTCGCCCCGGCCGTGGCCGGCAGGCTCGACCCCCGCAATGCGCCCTACGTGCTGGCGCTTTTGGATCGGGCGCTTTCCGGCTGTATCCGCGGCGAGTTCGCCGCCATGGTCACTGGCCCCGTGCACAAGGGTGTGATCAACGAGGCGGGCATCCGCTTTCAGGGTCACACCGAATATCTGCAGGAGAAATCCGGCGCCCCCCATGTGGTGATGATGCTGGCGGGGGGCGGGCTGCGTGTGGCCCTTGCCACCACCCACCATCCCTTGCGCGCGGTACCCGATCTCATCACCCGCGAGGGGCTCACCGCCACCCTGCGCGTACTCCACCATGACTTAAACCGCCGCTTCGGTTTGATGCCGCCCCGCATCTGCGTGGCCGGTCTCAACCCCCATGCCGGTGAGGGCGGTCATCTCGGTCGCGAGGAGACCGAAATCATCCAGCCCACCCTGGAGGCGCTGCGGGGGGAAGGCCTCGACTTGAGCGGCCCGTGGCCCGCGGACACCCTCTTCACCCGCGATACCCTGCGCCGCTGCGACTGCGTGCTCGCGATGTACCACGACCAGGGTCTGCCGGTGCTCAAGTTCGCCAGTTTCGGTGCCGGGGTGAACATCACCCTGGGCCTGCCTTTCGTGCGCACCTCGGTGGACCACGGAACAGCGCTGTCTCTGGCCGGTACCGGCCAGATCGAAAGCGGGAGCCTGCGCGTGGCCATCGACACCGCGGTGGAGATGGCCCGTCATTCCTGA
- a CDS encoding peptidylprolyl isomerase: MSRLPLALLFFLPLLASPALAQTRAPVLPVDRIVAVVNNEVITRQELDARLRLALRQMKAQNVPPPPLPVLEKQLLERLITEKVQLQFARATGIRVDDLQLDRALMRIAAANNLNIEQFRQAVEQDGVPFSRFREEIRNEIILSRLREREVENRVTVTDAEVEQFFRSVEGQQHDAETEYHLAHILVRVPEQASPETIQARRARAEQALAELRKGTPFAQVAAAYSDAPDALNGGELGWRPASRLPELFLPVLDALSPGAVSDILRSPAGFHILKLNDKRGGKAPLVVEQTHARHILVKVNELVSEADAKRRLLALKERIENGADFAELARLNSEDASAAKGGDLGWLAPGDTVPEFERAMNALPVGGLSEPVQTPFGWHLIQVLERRKQDVTDEQRKLKARLMIRERKADEAYQEFVRQLRDQAYVEYRLEDR, from the coding sequence ATGTCTCGCCTGCCCCTGGCCCTGCTGTTTTTCCTGCCGCTCCTCGCTTCGCCGGCCCTGGCCCAGACCCGCGCACCGGTGCTGCCGGTGGATCGCATCGTGGCCGTGGTCAACAATGAAGTCATCACCCGGCAGGAACTGGACGCGCGCCTGCGGCTGGCCCTGCGGCAGATGAAGGCGCAGAACGTGCCCCCGCCGCCGCTGCCGGTTCTGGAAAAGCAGCTTCTGGAGAGGCTGATCACGGAAAAGGTGCAGCTTCAGTTTGCTCGCGCCACCGGCATCCGCGTCGATGACCTGCAGCTTGACCGCGCGCTCATGCGCATCGCCGCGGCCAACAACCTGAATATTGAGCAGTTCCGCCAGGCGGTGGAACAGGATGGCGTGCCTTTTTCCCGCTTCCGCGAGGAAATCCGCAACGAGATCATCCTCTCCCGCCTGCGGGAGCGGGAGGTGGAAAACCGCGTCACGGTGACGGATGCCGAGGTGGAACAGTTCTTCCGCAGCGTGGAAGGCCAGCAGCACGACGCGGAGACGGAATATCACCTCGCCCACATCCTCGTCCGCGTGCCGGAGCAGGCGAGCCCGGAAACCATCCAGGCCCGCCGCGCCCGCGCCGAACAGGCGCTGGCCGAACTGCGCAAAGGCACCCCTTTCGCCCAGGTGGCCGCGGCCTATTCCGACGCCCCGGATGCCTTGAACGGCGGCGAGCTGGGCTGGCGGCCCGCCAGTCGTCTGCCGGAACTCTTCCTGCCGGTGCTGGATGCTCTGAGCCCGGGAGCAGTGAGCGACATTCTGCGCAGCCCCGCGGGCTTCCACATCCTGAAACTCAATGACAAACGCGGCGGCAAAGCCCCCCTCGTCGTGGAACAGACCCATGCCCGCCACATCCTGGTCAAGGTCAATGAACTGGTGAGTGAGGCGGATGCGAAGCGGCGCCTCCTCGCGCTCAAGGAGCGCATCGAAAACGGCGCCGACTTTGCCGAGCTGGCCCGGCTCAACTCCGAGGACGCTTCGGCGGCGAAGGGCGGCGATCTGGGCTGGCTCGCTCCCGGCGATACGGTGCCGGAATTCGAACGCGCCATGAACGCCCTGCCGGTAGGGGGCTTGAGCGAGCCGGTGCAGACCCCCTTCGGCTGGCATCTGATCCAGGTGCTGGAACGGCGCAAGCAGGATGTCACCGACGAGCAGCGCAAGCTGAAAGCACGACTCATGATCCGCGAGCGCAAGGCGGACGAGGCCTACCAGGAATTCGTGCGCCAGCTTCGGGATCAGGCCTACGTCGAATACCGCTTGGAAGACCGCTAG